One window of the Rhipicephalus sanguineus isolate Rsan-2018 chromosome 2, BIME_Rsan_1.4, whole genome shotgun sequence genome contains the following:
- the LOC119383141 gene encoding proteasome inhibitor PI31 subunit gives MPQQGTAHKPKHRIAMPNPDENSHSVSCADKYFGLELLFKSCKDTLKSKSDALVLLIHYLLARSGKRCHGTGEKWTQGSHGTELLPDGWNDNQSLYTLRYASIQGSDRYVLKVIPSGGFLLVNVLNVRKERTASTNLTMNTYTSGEFKELSRTYKNLDELMSKLNAEVVSALESIGSATQASSSREASRMVSQENNPLHIPSRQPGIEWSPLQEVPRVGQRDLNPFYQGPPGGGMLMDPRQLPRPHHSDPGVGIPGIPRGSIPPGARFDPFGPPRPDMPPGAPGSRFAGPNPDHLPPPPDYDDMFS, from the exons ATGCCGCAACAGGGAACGGCGCACAAGCCGAAGCACCGAATCGCGATGCCGAACCCCGACGAGAATTCACACTCTGTGTCCTGCGCTGACAAATACTTTGGCCTCGAGCTACTGTTCAAGTCATGCAAGGACACCCTGAAGTCCAAGAGCGATGCGCTCGTGCTGCTCATTCACTACCTGCtagcgagaagcggcaagcgctgtCACGGCACAGGCGAGAAG TGGACTCAAGGCTCACATGGCACAGAGCTGCTGCCTGACGGCTGGAATGACAACCAGTCTCTGTATACACTGCGCTATGCCTCCATACAGGGCTCCGATCGCTACGTGCTCAAGGTGATCCCTTCGGGAGGCTTCTTGCTGGTGAACGTGTTG AATGTCCGCAAGGAGAGGACAGCTTCAACCAATCTCACCATGAACACGTATACAAGCGGCGAGTTCAAAGAGCTGTCCAG GACGTACAAGAACCTGGATGAGCTGATGTCCAAGCTGAATGCGGAGGTGGTCTCTGCGCTGGAGTCGATAGGCAGTGCCACCCAGGCCTCGTCGTCACGTGAGGCTTCACGCATGGTGTCCCAGGAGAACAATCCCCTGCACATCCCCAGCAGGCAGCCTGGCATCGAGTG GTCCCCGCTGCAGGAAGTTCCACGGGTTGGCCAGCGGGATTTGAACCCCTTCTATCAGGGGCCGCCTGGCGGTGGCATGCTCATGGACCCCCGACAGCTGCCCCGGCCGCACCACTCGGACCCTGGTGTCGGCATCCCCGGCATTCCCAG GGGATCCATCCCACCTGGCGCCAGGTTTGACCCATTTGGGCCACCACGACCTGACATGCCGCCGGGTGCACCCGGAAGTCGGTTTGCCGG CCCAAATCCGGATCACCTCCCGCCGCCGCCAGATTACGACGACATGTTCAGCTGA